Within the Gemmatimonadota bacterium genome, the region TGGTTGTGCCTTCCAGTACGGTTTTGAGGTCGGCGATGTCGCCGCGCCAGGATAAGAGGGCGTGGCGCAGTTCGTTGCGGATTTCGCGATGGTCTGGATGATTGTATAGATCGATTTGTTCTTTGGGATCGTTGATGCGGTCAAATAGACGGCCTTCGTCTTCTTCAAAGAAGTAGGCGAGTTTCCAGCGTTTGGTGGCGACGGCACAGGATTTGTAGAGGGTGGCGACGGCGCAGCGGCGGGGGGATTGTTCGCCTCTGGTGAGTGGGGTGAAGAGGTCGAATCCCTGCATGGAGGGGCATTCGGTGCCAGCAGCCGCGAGGAGGGTGGTGGTGATGTCGTTCCAGATGGCGAAGTCGCGCGTTTCTCCTTGCGGAAGGGTGCCTGGCATGCTCATGATAAAGGGGACGCGCCAGGATTCATCGTGGAAGTTGTGTTTGTCATTAAAGCCGTGGTCGAAGAATTGCTGCCCGTGATCGGATGTGAAGATGATCAGGGTGTTTTCCCGGAGGTTGTTCTGGTCGAGGTAGTCCAGGATGCGACCGAGGAGGGCGTCGCAGTACGCGGCATACGCATAATAGATTTTGCGGAGTTCCATGATGGTGTCGCGATATTGCGGGTCGTAGATGCGGCCAATAGCTTCTCGCCAGTATTTGATGGTGTTTGGGTCTTCGCCCGGATGGCATTCGTTTTCGGGTTTGATGCCGAGCAGGCGTTTGGTGTGTGTGGGTTGATTTTGTTCTTCGCGGTGGGTGTAATTGAGGTCGGGCAGGTTGTCGCAGTTGTCGTAAAAGGTGAGCCAGTCGCCTGGTGGACATTCGGGTGGATGCGGTGCGGGGAATGAGCAGAAGGCAAAGAAGGGACCCGAATTACGCTTGACGACTTTGTCGATTTGTTCGATGGTTTGTTTGGCAAAAAAGGTGTCGAGAAAGTGTTCTTCGGGTACGGGTGTGGGTTGTTTGTGGCAGTCCTGGGGTGTGAACCCGTGTTTTGGGATGTATTCTCTGTAGTCGTCCTGACCGATGATGATGTCGAAGGTGTCAGGGGTTTGTCCAAAGTGTTGTTTGCCGACCATGATGTTGGTGTATCCCTGTTCTTTGAGGAGGTCGGGTAGGGTTGGGAAGTGGGTGAGGCGTGTCATGCCGTTTTCCCATACGCCGTGTATGGGGGTGTGCAGACCGGTGATGAGGCTGCTGCGCGAGGGGTTGCATACGGGCGAGGGCGTGTGTCCCTGTGTGAACATGACGCCTTCGGCTGCGAGGCGATCTGCATGAGGTGAATGTGCAAAGGGACTGCCCATGCAGTTGAGGGTGTCCCAGCGCTGGGTGTCTGTTGTGATGAGCAGGAGGTTGGGGTGTTCGATCATGTGTGTTCCTTTTGTGGTATTTAGTACTGGCCCGACAGGTCTGGCACGGTGAATTCGAAGCGTTCCTGGGCGTCTGAAAGCCGTTTTTGCATGTCGGCAACGCGATGGGCATAAGCGGGGTCGGCGATGGCGTTGGTGTATTCGTCGGGGTCGTTGACGAGGTCGTAATATTCGTCGCCTTCGCCTTCTCGGATGTAGTGGATGAGTTTTTCGGTTTGGGTTCTCAAGCAGACCATTGTTGGGAAATACGGATAGGGCGGGTCTTCGAAGTATTCGAAGAAGAGGTCTTCTCGAGGTAGTTCGCCTTCGTCGGTCAGGCGTGGTCTCAGGGAGTGGCCGTGGTAGTGATCGGGCACGCCGAGACCGGATACGTCCATGATGGTTGCCGGGATGTCGAGGCTGATTACGTCGGTTTGTTCTACGCGACCGGGGTTGGCGATGAGGTCGGGATAGCGCATGAGATAGGGTACGCGGATGGATGGGTCATACATCCAGCGTTTGTCGCCGAGGCCAAATTCGCCGTGGAAGTAGCCGTGGTCGCTGGTGTGTACGACGAGTGTGTTGTTGGTGTGTCCAATGGCGTCAATTTTGTCGAGTACCCGGCCCAGGGCATCATCTACGCCGCGCACGGTGCGTACGTAGTTGCGCATAAAGGTGTCGTAGCGTTCGTTGTCTTCGAAGTTGTAAGGACGTTCGCGAAGGGTTCTGGCTTTGCCATCGCGAGACGCGCCCAGGGCGTTGGGTTTGGGGAGTTCGTCATCGGAATAGGCATGGGCATGACGCGGCGGTGGGGTGAAGGGTCCGTGAGGGGCTTTGTACCACAGGCAGATTGCCCAGGGACGGTCGTCGTTTTGGTCGAGAAATTGTTCGACGTAGTCGGCGAGGAGGTCGGTGTTGTATCCCCGATGTTTGACTTCTTCACCGTCGATGATAAAGATCGGGTCTTCGTAGTCTCCTTGACCGCGAAAACTGACCCAGCGTTCAAATCCGGGTTTGGGGTCGCCGCTGGGGAGGTCAATGCCTTCGGTTCCGTAGTGTATTTTCCCAAAGAAGCCCGTGCGATATCCGGCTTTTTGTAATTGCTCGGGCCAGGTTGCGAGGTCGGAGCGAATCGGTGCGCGGTTGTGCGCTGCCCGGTGGGTGTGAGGATAAACACCGGAAAGATGGCTGGCTCGGCTGGGCGCGCAAAGGGGTATGGCGGTGAAGCCATTGGCAAAGCGGACGCCTTCACGGGCGAGGCGGTCCATAGCAGGTGTATCGATGAAGGGATGTCCCGCACATCCCATGCAGTCGTGTCGCTGGTCGTCGCACATGGAAAAGAGAATGTTGGGTTGTCTGGTCATTGTGAGTCTCCGGAAGGGGTTGGTATGTCACTGTTGACGGCTGAGGATAAAACTTTTTTTGTGGAAAATGGCTATCTCATTCGGCACGATATGTTGAGCGAGGGTCAAATTCAAGGGGCGGTCGATACACTTTGGCGTTATATTGAAGCAGATCGCGATGATCCGCAGACCTGGATAGATGCCGGGCCGCGAAGTCCAGATTGTTGGGATCATCCCGCGATTCGCGCAACGCTTTACGAAACGGATTTGTTTGCGATGTGCAGGGAACTGGCTGGCGATTTGAGCGATGATGCAGATCCTTCGACGATTCTGGTGTATCCGAGTGGCAGCGATGAGTGGGCGATTAAGTTGCCACATCTGGATGGTTATAATAAGAGCGAGCAAGCAACCGTGGGGTTCACGATTGGGGTGACGGTTTATCTGAGTGATGTGGCTCCGCGTGGCGGGGGGTTTACACTGTGGCCCGGTAGCCATAAGACTGTGGCAGAATTTTTCAAGTCGCATTCCTTGCTGGGTCTCAATATGCATCATCCCGGCGGTATTGTCGAGCGCGATATGGGCCGCATTTTCGATCTGAATGAACCTGTTGAGTTGGTCGGGCGAGCAGGTACTGCGTGTATCTGGCACGGGTATATGGTTCACAGCGGTACGTCGAATTGTAGCGATCAGATACGGATGGCTCTGGTGAGTCGCATGAGTACAAAAAATTGGGATCTGTTGCAGTTTGAGACGCCGGATGATATGTGGAAATATTGGGAAGTGTGAAGGAGAATTGTCATGGATTTTGTAAAATTGAGCGATGAGCAACGAGAGTTTTTTGATGCGGAAGGGTATCTGGTGGTGGAGGATGTTCTGGGGGCTGAGGAAATCGCGCGGTTGACGGATGCGTGTGATGCGATGATGGCGTCTTATAATGATAGGGGAAGGGCGTACAAGCAGTTTCGAGACGGGATTGTGGAGGAGCCGGTGTTTCGCTCTTTGATTGCACATTCGGGGACGGTGCCTCTGGTGATACAACTTTTGAGTCCAGACATTCATTTGCAGAATACGGCGATTATTTACAAGGATCCAGAGGATGCCGAGACGACGGAGCCGATGCGTAGTTGGCATCGGGATATTGGGATTACGCAGGAGATCGGGCATGCGTATCAGCCTCGCGTGGGGATTAAGGTGTGTTATTGTTTGACGGATTTCCCGGGACCGGATTCGGGGATTACGCGGTTTGCGAGGAGGAGTCATGTGTTGAATGAACCGCTGGGTATTCCGAGAGGCGAGGTCGATCCGCCCGAGGTGGTGCAGCCGGTGTGTAAGGCGGGGGATGCGCTGTTTTTTGAGAATCGCATTTTTCACACCAAGTCGCCAAATTTGAGCCATCGCACGTCCAGGGTGGTTATTTTGGGGTATAGTTATAAGTGGATTCGGAATGGTTTTTATCTGGAGAATTTAGATGATGACGTGATCGCAGATTTGAGCGATATTGAAAAGCAGCTTCTGGATGTGCCGTTGAGTGATAGTCCCAACTTGAGCGCGAGGGCAAATACGTATCCGCTTACTGATTGGGCAGAGGAATACGGGGTGACGCCGGAGCAGGTTCCGTGGACAGTTGAGGTTTAGGGATAGGAGGAAGTAATGCGCGTTGGGAGATGGATTTTATGCTGCATTTTGTTTGGGACAACAGGTGTATATGCTCAGGAGGCTGAGAGAAAAGGGACGCCGCCCACGCTTGAGAATGTGGCTTATGGTCCTTATGAGCGCAATGTGCTGGATTTCTGGAGGGCAGAGTCGGATGCGCCAGCACCTGTTTTGATTTTTATTCACGGGGGTGGGTTTGTCGGTGGTAATAAAAGGGGTGTTCGCGGCAGTGTGGTTGTTGAGACTTGTTTGGAAAAGGGCGTTTCATTTGCGGCGATTAATTACAGGTTTAGAAATACTGCGCCCATACAGGATATTTTGCGCGATGCAGCGCGTGCGGTGCAGTTTATCAGATACAATGCCGAAGCGTGGCACGTCGATCCCAAACGCATCGCTTCTTATGGTGGCTCTGCCGGTGCGGGGACTTCGATATGGCTGGCGTTTCACGATGATCTGGCCGATCCCGATAGTGAAGATCTCGTGCTTCGCCAATCTTCGCGCATTGTGGCGGCGGGGTTTCGCAATGGTCAGTTTTCCTATGATATATTTCAATGGGAGTCTGTGCTCGGTTTGCCTGCTGAGAATTTTTATTCCAGGGATGTCTCGTTTTACGGTCTGGCTACGTTTGATGAAGCGGAGACCGAAAAGGGCAAGCAGATTCGGGCGGATGTGGATATGCGCGGGTTGATTACAAAAGATGACCCTCCTGTGTTTTTGTTTTGTAGTCAAAGGGGTGGGGTGCCCCAAAATCGCAATCATTATGTTCATCATCCCAAACATGCAATTGCGATCAAAGAGCGGTGCGATGAAGCGGGTGTGGAGGTGGAGATGTATTTGCCGAAGATGGGGTCGCCACCGCCGGGGAATGTGAATCAGGCGATGCTGGCGTTCTTTTTTAAGCATTTGAAGGTTCAGTAGGGGCGGGTTTCGCAACCCGCCCATTTGCACAGGAGGTTGTTGTGGCGTTCAAGGTATTGACAGACGCGCAGGCCGCGCATTTTGTCGAGAAGGGATACGTGAAGTTAGAGGGGTGTTTTGAGAAGGCAGAGATTCAGGATTGGCTCGATCTGGCGTATCTGCGATTGGGGTATGACAGGGATGATCCCACGACCTGGGTGGAGGATCGCATTCACATGCCGTCAATGAATCGGCGGGCAGTTGCCGATCTCGCGCCAAAAGCATGGGATGGGATATGCGATGTGATGGGCGGGGCAGAGCGCATCGAGGGTGAGCCTTCGTGGGGGGATGGGTTTATTATTAATTTTCACAAAGATGCCGATGATCCATGGGTTCCGTCGGCAAAGAGCGGGGGATGGCACAAGGATGGCAATTTTTTTCGGCATTTTCTGGATAGTCCAGAGCAGGGTTTGTTGACGGTGGTTGTTTGGGATGATGTGTTGCCCAATAGCGGCGGTACGTATCTCGCGCCGGATTCGATTCCAAAAGTTGCGCGGTTTTTGTACGATCATCCCGAGGGGCTGGAACCGACGGGTTCGTTTGGAAAGATGATTGAGGGATGTGAGGAATTTGTCGAGGCGACGGGTAATGCGGGTGATGTGTATCTGATTCATCCGTATATGTTGCATTCTGCTGCGCCAAATCCTTCGGGGCGTCCGCGGTTTATTACGAATCCTCCGGTTGCGTTTAAAGAGCCTATGAATTTCAATCGCGAGGATCCCGATGATTTTTCACTGGTGGAGAGGGTGGTGTTGCGGGCGCTGGGTGTCGAGCGATTGGATTACCGCATTACGGGCAAGCGAGAGCGGTATTATACGGAGTTTCGCCGCGAACGAGAGCGCATGCTGGTGGAGCAGAAGGCGCGTTTGGCAGAGCTTGAAGAGGAGGTTGTATGAGTTGATGTGCAGGTGTGGGAGAATTGGGAGAGGGGTTTTCCACTCACACGGAGTTAGAGGAGGCTTGTGTTATGGACGCGAGATGTCTGGATTATTGTGTGACCGAAGAGGAGCGGTTGAAGTTTGAACGCGATGGGTTTTTTATTCTCGAGAGCGTGTTGCCAGAGAATCTGGTGGATGAGTTGGTGCCGGTTGTAGATCGCGTGGATGGCGCGTATCGAGAGCGAGAGGGCATTGGGCCGAATCAGCGGTCGAATAAGCTGGATTTTATCGGGCAGGATGATTTGTTTTTGGAGTTGCTCGATTGGTATAAGACTTTTCCAAAGGTATGGGGGTTGCTGAATTGGAATATTCAGCTTTATCATTCTCATATGATTGTGACGCCTCCTGTTGGTCCGGGAAAGTCGCTTGAGAAGGATGGTCCGGGGCTTGGTTTTCACCAGGATAGCGGTCGCCTCAATCTCGATATTGAAACGAATCCGCGTCCGAGGATTTCGCTGAAGGTGGCGTTCTTTTTGACGGATGCATCAGAGCCTGGTCGCGGGAATTTTGTTGTGGTTCCCGGTTCGCATCTGGGCAATGTGTTTCCGGGCGAAAGTCGCTCAGAAATGCCCGAGAGCGGTATGCAGGTGTGTGTGCCGAAAGGTAGTGCGGTTATTTTTGATCGACGTATCTGGCATTCGAGCAGTACCAATTATTGGAATTCGCCCAGGCGTACGCTGTTTTACGGCTATAGCTATCGCTGGTTGCGGCCCCGCGACAATATGACGGTGGATCATTTTTTGGAGCGTAGCGACCCCATTCGCAGACAGTTGTTGGGTGCGAGTCCTTCGGGCGGTTTTGGATATACGTCACCCAAACCCGAAGATGTGCCTTTGAAGGCGTGGATTGAGGAGCATTTGGGTGAGAAAGCCGTGGCGGCGTAGTGGTAAATAGAAGGAATGTACCATGGGATTGCTCACCCGTGATGAGAAACAATTTTTTAAAGATAATGGGTATCTCGTTAAGCGGGATGTTTTGCCTGAGGATTTGATGGAACGCGCTGTAGATGGTCTGTGGCACGGTGTTTGGGCAGACCGCAGCGATCCTCAGACGTGGGTGAATGCGGAGCCGAAAAAGCCCGAGAGCAAGACTCCGACGTTGCACCGGTCTATTGTGTACGATTACGGCGTGTTTGATATGGCCGAAGAGATGGCGGGCAAAGGGCGGCTAACCGAGTGGGCTGAGCCGACGCCGTTGTTCCGCTATCCCACGGGTACGGATCAATGGTCAAAGCCTTCGGGCGGGCATGTAGATGGCTACGGGCAAAAGGATTTGACGGTGGCTGGTTTTACGATTGCCGCAACCGTTTATCTCAATGATATCAAGTCCCGCTCGGGAGGATTTTGTGTGTGGCCCGGTACGCATGCAAAGATGGCGGATTATTTCAAGTCGCATTCTTTGCTGAGTGTGAATCGCCAGTTTTTAGATCCCGATGAACCAGCTACTCAGATTCACATGGGGACGATTATTGATTTGCCCGATCCAATGGAGATTACAGGTCCCGCGGGGACGGTGGTTTTCTGGCACGGTTTGATGGTTCACAGCGCGAGTAAGAATTGCAGTCGCAATATCCGCATGGGATTGTTTACGCGATTTAAGTGGAAGAATTGGAATGAGTTGCAGTTTGAGACGCCAGATGATATGTGGGAGTACTGGGAGGGATTAAATGGCAGATAGACCTAATATCATTTTTATTTTGACTGATCAACATCGCCTGTCGGGCGTGAGTGCTTATGGCGATACGCCGTGTCGTACGCCGAATATTGATCGCCTCGCGGCAGAGGGTGTGTTGTTTGAGAATGCTTATACGGTTTATCCGGTGTGTAGTCCGGCGCGGGGGACGCTGCAAACGGGCGTGTATCCGCATACCCATGGTATTACGTCAAATATCCACGAGGTGGGGTGTAGCGTTCACGAGTTGGAGGACCGGCCCGAACTGTTGTCGCGGCGCTTGCAAGCGACGGGGTATGGGACGGGATATACGGGAAAGTGGCATCTCGGTTCTGAGAAGACGCAAACATTTCAGGGCTCGAATAGGCCATCTTCGCCTTCTCGTATCGGGTATGAAGGGCAGGATTTTGCCGGGCACGGCGGGGCTGGTTCGAGTTATTCGGATTATCAGGCCTGGGCGCGGGCAAAGGGTTATGAGCCGGGCGTGAAGCCCTGGGCTGAGGCGACTACGATGGTCCGCAATGGGGTGGGTGAGTTGACTGTGCCAACTGAGGCTTCTGTGCCGGCTTATCTGGTGGATAATGTGATTGAGATGAGCAGGTCGTTTCGGGAGCGCGATTTGCCGTATTTTATCAGTTTGAATTTCTGGGGTCCGCATGGGCCGTATCACGCGACGGGAGAGTTTGTGGATTGGTATCGGGATGTGGAGATTCCGCCGTGGGGAAATTACGAGTGGCCCTCGCGAGAGATTCCCGGTCCGCATCATTTGAAGATTCATTGGGATAAGGAAAATTTGACGTGGGAAGATTGGGCGATGGCGGTGCGCTATTATTATGCGCGGGTGTCGATGATTGATAGTCAGATTGGTCGGTTGTACGATTATTTGAAGGTGAGTGGGGAATTGGACAATACGGTGCTGATTTTTACGGCGGATCACGGCGAGACGCTGGGCAGTCACGGGGGGTTGCTGGATAAGGGGTGGCATCATTTTGAAGAGACGCATCATGTTCCGATGATTATCCGGCTGCCGGATGGTTCGCATGCGGGAGAGCGCGTTGCGGAGTTTGCTTCGCTGGCGGATATGTATCCCACGATTTTGGATCTGGCTGGTGGATCTTACGATGGGGATGCGATTCACGGTGCGTCGCTGTTGCCGCTTGTTCGCGGTGAGGCGACGGAGTGGCGGGATGCTGTGGTGACGGAGTTTTTGGGGTTGGGCAATGTGGCTACGTCGATGAAGATGCTGCGTATGGGGGATTTGAAATACGGGTGCAATTTGACGGGGCAGGACGAGTTGTACGATCTGAAGAACGATCCGCATGAGATGAATAATGTGATTGATGATCCGGATTATGCCGATGATGTGGCGCGATTGAAGGCGCGGTTGCAGCAGTGGATGGTGGAGACCAATGATCCGGCTTTGCGGATGTATCGTTGGCGCGAGCGCGAGGCGATTGGATAGGGTGTTCTGCGAGGAGGTGTTATGGGGAACAAAAAGGATTGGCGCAATCATGGGGTGCGGGTGGTGACGGGCGATCAGTTGGATTTTAATACGCCGCAGACGCCGGGGATGACGCGGGCGGCGGCGATTAATCGTGCGAGTGCGGGGGCCGAGAAGCTGTGGGCAGGTACGGTTGAGATTCATCCGAATGCAAAGACTGGCGCGCATCACCACGGGGCACTGGAGAGTGTGATTTATGTGGTGAGCGGGAAGGCGCGCATGCGGTGGGGCGATCAGTTGGAGTATGTGGCAGAGGCGGGTCCGGGCGATTTTATCTATGTGCCACCCTATGTGCCGCATCAGGAGATCAATGCCA harbors:
- a CDS encoding phytanoyl-CoA dioxygenase family protein, translated to MDFVKLSDEQREFFDAEGYLVVEDVLGAEEIARLTDACDAMMASYNDRGRAYKQFRDGIVEEPVFRSLIAHSGTVPLVIQLLSPDIHLQNTAIIYKDPEDAETTEPMRSWHRDIGITQEIGHAYQPRVGIKVCYCLTDFPGPDSGITRFARRSHVLNEPLGIPRGEVDPPEVVQPVCKAGDALFFENRIFHTKSPNLSHRTSRVVILGYSYKWIRNGFYLENLDDDVIADLSDIEKQLLDVPLSDSPNLSARANTYPLTDWAEEYGVTPEQVPWTVEV
- a CDS encoding sulfatase-like hydrolase/transferase — encoded protein: MADRPNIIFILTDQHRLSGVSAYGDTPCRTPNIDRLAAEGVLFENAYTVYPVCSPARGTLQTGVYPHTHGITSNIHEVGCSVHELEDRPELLSRRLQATGYGTGYTGKWHLGSEKTQTFQGSNRPSSPSRIGYEGQDFAGHGGAGSSYSDYQAWARAKGYEPGVKPWAEATTMVRNGVGELTVPTEASVPAYLVDNVIEMSRSFRERDLPYFISLNFWGPHGPYHATGEFVDWYRDVEIPPWGNYEWPSREIPGPHHLKIHWDKENLTWEDWAMAVRYYYARVSMIDSQIGRLYDYLKVSGELDNTVLIFTADHGETLGSHGGLLDKGWHHFEETHHVPMIIRLPDGSHAGERVAEFASLADMYPTILDLAGGSYDGDAIHGASLLPLVRGEATEWRDAVVTEFLGLGNVATSMKMLRMGDLKYGCNLTGQDELYDLKNDPHEMNNVIDDPDYADDVARLKARLQQWMVETNDPALRMYRWREREAIG
- a CDS encoding phytanoyl-CoA dioxygenase family protein, coding for MAFKVLTDAQAAHFVEKGYVKLEGCFEKAEIQDWLDLAYLRLGYDRDDPTTWVEDRIHMPSMNRRAVADLAPKAWDGICDVMGGAERIEGEPSWGDGFIINFHKDADDPWVPSAKSGGWHKDGNFFRHFLDSPEQGLLTVVVWDDVLPNSGGTYLAPDSIPKVARFLYDHPEGLEPTGSFGKMIEGCEEFVEATGNAGDVYLIHPYMLHSAAPNPSGRPRFITNPPVAFKEPMNFNREDPDDFSLVERVVLRALGVERLDYRITGKRERYYTEFRRERERMLVEQKARLAELEEEVV
- a CDS encoding phytanoyl-CoA dioxygenase family protein — its product is MGLLTRDEKQFFKDNGYLVKRDVLPEDLMERAVDGLWHGVWADRSDPQTWVNAEPKKPESKTPTLHRSIVYDYGVFDMAEEMAGKGRLTEWAEPTPLFRYPTGTDQWSKPSGGHVDGYGQKDLTVAGFTIAATVYLNDIKSRSGGFCVWPGTHAKMADYFKSHSLLSVNRQFLDPDEPATQIHMGTIIDLPDPMEITGPAGTVVFWHGLMVHSASKNCSRNIRMGLFTRFKWKNWNELQFETPDDMWEYWEGLNGR
- a CDS encoding sulfatase-like hydrolase/transferase; its protein translation is MIEHPNLLLITTDTQRWDTLNCMGSPFAHSPHADRLAAEGVMFTQGHTPSPVCNPSRSSLITGLHTPIHGVWENGMTRLTHFPTLPDLLKEQGYTNIMVGKQHFGQTPDTFDIIIGQDDYREYIPKHGFTPQDCHKQPTPVPEEHFLDTFFAKQTIEQIDKVVKRNSGPFFAFCSFPAPHPPECPPGDWLTFYDNCDNLPDLNYTHREEQNQPTHTKRLLGIKPENECHPGEDPNTIKYWREAIGRIYDPQYRDTIMELRKIYYAYAAYCDALLGRILDYLDQNNLRENTLIIFTSDHGQQFFDHGFNDKHNFHDESWRVPFIMSMPGTLPQGETRDFAIWNDITTTLLAAAGTECPSMQGFDLFTPLTRGEQSPRRCAVATLYKSCAVATKRWKLAYFFEEDEGRLFDRINDPKEQIDLYNHPDHREIRNELRHALLSWRGDIADLKTVLEGTTKNRGPNARGYTTVAPRIAPHTHQMRGTDAEQRLNEKCERIDEMG
- a CDS encoding cupin domain-containing protein, with the protein product MGNKKDWRNHGVRVVTGDQLDFNTPQTPGMTRAAAINRASAGAEKLWAGTVEIHPNAKTGAHHHGALESVIYVVSGKARMRWGDQLEYVAEAGPGDFIYVPPYVPHQEINASVDEPLECVLVRSDQEPVVVNLDIPVVEEPEKVYWVDPIHPDPRDD
- a CDS encoding sulfatase-like hydrolase/transferase, whose product is MTRQPNILFSMCDDQRHDCMGCAGHPFIDTPAMDRLAREGVRFANGFTAIPLCAPSRASHLSGVYPHTHRAAHNRAPIRSDLATWPEQLQKAGYRTGFFGKIHYGTEGIDLPSGDPKPGFERWVSFRGQGDYEDPIFIIDGEEVKHRGYNTDLLADYVEQFLDQNDDRPWAICLWYKAPHGPFTPPPRHAHAYSDDELPKPNALGASRDGKARTLRERPYNFEDNERYDTFMRNYVRTVRGVDDALGRVLDKIDAIGHTNNTLVVHTSDHGYFHGEFGLGDKRWMYDPSIRVPYLMRYPDLIANPGRVEQTDVISLDIPATIMDVSGLGVPDHYHGHSLRPRLTDEGELPREDLFFEYFEDPPYPYFPTMVCLRTQTEKLIHYIREGEGDEYYDLVNDPDEYTNAIADPAYAHRVADMQKRLSDAQERFEFTVPDLSGQY
- a CDS encoding phytanoyl-CoA dioxygenase family protein, with the protein product MDARCLDYCVTEEERLKFERDGFFILESVLPENLVDELVPVVDRVDGAYREREGIGPNQRSNKLDFIGQDDLFLELLDWYKTFPKVWGLLNWNIQLYHSHMIVTPPVGPGKSLEKDGPGLGFHQDSGRLNLDIETNPRPRISLKVAFFLTDASEPGRGNFVVVPGSHLGNVFPGESRSEMPESGMQVCVPKGSAVIFDRRIWHSSSTNYWNSPRRTLFYGYSYRWLRPRDNMTVDHFLERSDPIRRQLLGASPSGGFGYTSPKPEDVPLKAWIEEHLGEKAVAA
- a CDS encoding alpha/beta hydrolase: MRVGRWILCCILFGTTGVYAQEAERKGTPPTLENVAYGPYERNVLDFWRAESDAPAPVLIFIHGGGFVGGNKRGVRGSVVVETCLEKGVSFAAINYRFRNTAPIQDILRDAARAVQFIRYNAEAWHVDPKRIASYGGSAGAGTSIWLAFHDDLADPDSEDLVLRQSSRIVAAGFRNGQFSYDIFQWESVLGLPAENFYSRDVSFYGLATFDEAETEKGKQIRADVDMRGLITKDDPPVFLFCSQRGGVPQNRNHYVHHPKHAIAIKERCDEAGVEVEMYLPKMGSPPPGNVNQAMLAFFFKHLKVQ
- a CDS encoding phytanoyl-CoA dioxygenase family protein, with the translated sequence MSLLTAEDKTFFVENGYLIRHDMLSEGQIQGAVDTLWRYIEADRDDPQTWIDAGPRSPDCWDHPAIRATLYETDLFAMCRELAGDLSDDADPSTILVYPSGSDEWAIKLPHLDGYNKSEQATVGFTIGVTVYLSDVAPRGGGFTLWPGSHKTVAEFFKSHSLLGLNMHHPGGIVERDMGRIFDLNEPVELVGRAGTACIWHGYMVHSGTSNCSDQIRMALVSRMSTKNWDLLQFETPDDMWKYWEV